The Neoarius graeffei isolate fNeoGra1 chromosome 23, fNeoGra1.pri, whole genome shotgun sequence genome segment CAAATAATACAGTACAGATCAGTCAGAGTACTCAaattacagtacataatatccaaAATCTGTAAAATATTCTTTCGTCGTTAATGAATGAAATTCCACATGAATCATCAgcctcgtatttaaaaaaaaaaaacgtagaaAAAAAGGATGGGTTAaaaccactggcggctcgttaataggggcgatttgggcgacgcactcccaaacagggagggagattttttttttatctactcctactaccaacagtaatgtcattgtccaatcaggctaaggtcacgcctggtgtagccacgcccttttggggcgatttctgtcaggttcagatttgccccaaaatctcccattgacactaacggtacgtacgttttttttcgaaaatcctgctcccaatgcgttcacactgcaggctgaagtgactcaaatccgatcttttcgcccatatgtgacctgtatccgatcttttattgacaatatgaacgacacagatccgattttttcaaatccgacccaggccgtttggatatgtggtcctaattccgattcctatctgctcttttcatatgcgacttcagtctgaaccgccaggtcgcattcatccgacttacacgtcatcaacaagccacaaacgtcactattctgcgctgaagtaggcggcgggtctctcaaaaaaagttacagcaacatggcgcataatcacgggcgcagatagagggggggactcgtcccacccagatttaaattcacctcgttcggtccccccccacttatagggaggaaaaaacatctatgctgtctttctttgcataaggcaaacctcacggaaaaatcaaaagactaattaccattcggtttattgaggtgcacagcagtgtatacatagttgcaacaactcacataaaacaaaacaaagactgatattcggttggttgagctgcgcagactgcacaggttgcgagcttgagcttggttgctatggtaacccacaacaagtttgacaggcatatcggggttggggttggtttgctggcagctttgtcccccccagttttttgtcccccctccccccccagttcaagaaACGTATCTGccaccctgcgcatgacatcaatgcgagggacgcttcgggctgtgaaggttctgaatcttctcaatggaaggacgcagaggttagggagctgatttccatttggggggatgcagctattcaagctagattggatgggtcatactgcaaccgggtggttttacttccgtaaacactggccatgctcactgcgtgtgacgttgtcgtatcctgcaatgtgcatgtggaacacttttaggtcgcttttcgttcatactgaggatcacatacaagtcgcatatatttgttaatgtgaacgacctcacaaaaaaatcagaattgagcattaagccttgcagtgtgaacgtagcgttaggtttcatgtgctcgcacaagcagcgtgcttacgtcatacgcctgttgcgccgcgcaagtgttgccagattggtttttagtgcattttggcgggttttgaacataattttgggctggaaaacgcaacttgcgcgggaaatgtgtgaacattctatgaagatggcggcgagtgttgagtgcaacaatacgatagcgtctctgaaagaagttccctttagtcgtcgtaccaatgaggagaaaacggcaatcaaacagctaggacctcctagaccgaatttaaacatcaagcaagtgtctacaaaagggggagaagacctactcaagaggttttaacaagaactggtaccaccggaaaacttggctagctggctgtgatgtagtcaatgctctcttacccttgtgttctcttccaccctggaagtagcacagcagacggtacagtgatatctgatatttgaatttactaggcaaaagttgtttttgtgtgtgtgttttaccaatggcagtttaacattgccatgcttggaatatttcagtagcctcaagttctctctgacttggtgtaaattaagcatgttttcagtttttatatattgttcagtatatgtgttcattggagccagcagcaccttaccttttttccaacttgttaagccaagttgcactgactacaaaaccttgtgtaaccttgtgtgtatatagctaaataactaaagccttttgtgttcattgacaacttgtaatactttaaatttccttttaaggcatggctttctggaggaattcttgggaaaaaactgcagaatttatttagaattatttgttgttaaaatggtgcaattccatataaaaaacacataattaagctgcacatgtttgtttgatggttatgcttttcttcatctttttcaaaacttaaataaacacttgttttggatttatatcctgccactttaattgcattctttagaattgaagaaattagaatatgtttataattaagaatttgtgtctacttattatagaatactggaataatatgagaaaataaatgagtaatgtaatattaattgattgtgatgccaaatgttttgctttgaaggcttcacaatgaatcttccttagttttagcctggcaagccagactaaatgtgaatatttgccactcgtaggcaaaaatatttttggccgctaggcgggtgggtctagtttactaggctaccttagtttgccacctttaacttgtttagtcttgccacctagtggagagaagagatattgtctatattgatatctgaatttaccaggcaaaaacaagttcggccaattgacttgctacctaggtcaatttacttcagtcctgtggacatttacggtccgtgtagacataacgggggaaaattgcctcccctgaaaaaaaattcaggagccgccactggttaaAACAAACAACCAAGTAACAACAGTACATGCAGAGAAAACTGTGAGGATTAGACGTAGGCCCTCGCCGTATCTGAATCAGACACAGGTTTGTGGATCTTTGCTGTCTGATTGCTGGGGTAGTATCCGCTGTAAAATACAACAACAACACAGTTAGAGGAATAAACAAAGGAATtgagaaataaaatgagaaaaatgagGATCGGCTAAAAAGTCGGTGAATCACAAGAGAGTCAGTCTGATGTAATCGTGActcttttaaccctttggtgactgaccccttgaaaatggttcctccaggaactatgacgtttcagttgtcaagacaacggaaaaactaaaatacaagagcattttgttttgtgcacaagagcattgtgacgtatctttctgtttttgtattttagtttctccgttgtcttgacaactgaaacgtcatcgttcctggaggaaccattttcaaggggtcagtcaccaaagggttaaaccacTGGATTAGGAACTGATTAGGAGTCCTTGATGTATGTATGATGTAAGCAGTGTGTGTGAGCATCTCACCCCTTGGGTCGTCCTGAAGATGCTCCTTTGCAGGAGCAGCAGAGCATAGCTCCGCCCAGAATGGAGAGACAGGCTCCGCCCCATCCTATGTACAGTCCCGTCCCCAGCTCGAatctgcaaacacacacaaaagctgtgttcacatatataccagtacgatagtggtataactgtatcgatacaaagtatactggtacagtttagtgcatctgtccacactagtgagaaatatttgcagttttctttcacagtagttgaaatgcgcgtgcgcgaaatgtttccgtggttaccgagtaacttccttctgggaatatggcggatgaaacaacgtgtgtgtgctttttgttgtcaatgtacagtctgtatttctggtggtcatttattcagtcgaatcatataaaacgcacgaggcagttgagaaagaaacaatgaaaacgaatctccgttcttcattattttattcagcaaagacatcgattgaggtgtgtgactttgcgcatgcgcattatatttgtatcgatacagaaccgcttcatctgtccacactacagcgaagcactacagtaccgatactgtaccggtacgaaacccatacatttgtgggtttcgtaccgatacagttataccgctacagtaccggtatagttgctagtgtggacaggtgttgcggtacgaaagtagtatcgtatcggtacaaaatccctagtgtggacaggtgttgcggtgtgaaagtagtatcgtatcggtacaaaatccctagtgtggacagggtaaaagtGAGTCAGGACACAGggtggacacagagagagagagagagagagagagagattgatcaaggaaaataaagtggaaaaaaagaaaaatcaaagGAAAGTGTGAAAgtacacaagaaagaaagaaattgaaaATGAAAGCATGAGAACGCGCATGGAAATAAAGAACAGAAATACAGAtaacaagagaaagaaaaaacatcaaacaAATAATAGGAAGGAAAGGGACAAGAAGAAGAAGTGTAATATGAGAAAAAGTGTGATAAAAGGAAAAAGGGAaataaaagagagagacagggaagaGATGAGTGCAAGCCCTCACTTAATGCCTCCGTAGAAAGGGTCTTGAAATTCTTCAACAACACGTGCAGCGTACCATGAGGTGGCTACCATCGTACTTAAACCTGACAATAAATAACAGCAATGATGGAAAGTTAAAGGTGCAGACACTGATTTGAACCCAATACACTTTTAGTCAAATGCAGTGAATATCTAATCACGGTCTACCAGCTGTCCATTCTGTGcacgctgaaaaaaaaatctggtgtTCACACATAGCCCTGGCTCTTTAAATAGGAAATAAACAAAGTGGTACGGTCCGAGCCGCATAACGTTATTCCAGACAATCAGCAGCAGGGGGTGGGGCATTCATGCTCATGCACAGGACAGGGGAAAGGGTAGGGTAGGGGGGATGGGGAAAGGGGGGATGGGAGTGAGAGGAACGGTGTTCCACATTCCATACAttttggtggtggtaatgcatcaGTTCGTTCTTTGACAACCACCAATAAACCTCAAAGAAGAAGAAAGGAAAGAGGGCCTATTGGCTAGGAGAGGGAGTATTGTAAGCCGTGGGTGTGTGAGGAAGCAGAAAAAAACCACACCGTAGCCGGCCAGCTCTCCTGTTCATCCTACTTTCCAGTGGCTGCTCCCTGGACAATAAACTGTACTACATCCGACTACAGCAAACTCCTCAGCAGAGTGTATTCAGCTGGACGGCTTGCCTTGTTTTGTGCCAACTGAACTGCATCTCTCTGTAGTAAGGCTCACAGTGGTTGCTTGTGTGTTTACATCAACCCAATGGTGCAAGAACTCACTGCTAGTTTCTAGTTGCTCAGCGGTTTAGTCACATTAgaatggtggacttttttttttttaaacttttaccATTGGCCTGTTTTAGTAATTATTGTACTGCCAGCTGATGTTAGTACACGTGCACTTCATGTAGTTCTGTGTTGTTTTATGTAGCACCATAGTCCTTGAGGAATGTTGTGTTCTTCAGCTGTGTACTGCACCAGCTGTTTGCTTTGATTTAGCTATGAGAAAGAGGCATTTACTGGATTTCACCATATTTCTCTTTTGGTCAGCTAGGCCAGATGTTAATGCTGTTGTCTTGGCAACGTGCATCCATGAATTTGCGGGCAGAGCTTCTGAAGGAGCACTAAAGGGAGTTGTGTATTTATTTGGCTGTTGAGTTCAAATATCAAGAAACTTTCTCCAGAATTGATGACTTTAAGAGGTGGAAATGGAATTTTATTCATTATTATGCCgcagaggcacggtggtgtagtggttagcgctgtcgcctcacagcaagaaggtcctgggttcgagccccggggccggcgagggcctttctgtgtggagtttgcatgttctccccgtgtccgcgtgggtttcctccgggtgctccggtttcccccacagtccaaaagacatgcaggttaggttaactggtgactctaaattgaccgtaggtgtgagtgtgaatggttgtctgtgtcagccctgtgatgacttggcgacttgtccagggtgtaccccgcctttcgcccatagtcagctgggataggctccagcttgcctgcgaccctgtagaaggataaagcggctagagataatgagatgagattatgccgCAGAGACTTGTTTGGCAAATGTTCTATATAATTGttaagataaaaataaaatgattttCCAAATCACCAATATAGTCAATCAGCTATGACATGTTTGGTGTCTAAACATTCTTCTTTGCCACAGACATCCATGGCCAGGAGCCAAAGAGAGCAAAACTGGCCTGTGCTCTCAAGGAGGGAGGGCTGGCACACTCTCCTTTCCCTGTCCATGATAGCAACACTTGCCAATATGGGCATCATTGAGTTCATGCATATGGAGGTGGGCAGATAATGCCTTCCTCAGAGTATGTTACACTGCCCCTAATGTTGcataagcagcagtttgaaagCATGGTATCACATGCCTCGGAGGAAGCAGGCTGGTAGGTGTGGTGCAATGGGGAGATCCTGTAagtgggaattggccatgactAAATTAGGAAGAAATTGGGAGAAAatcgaaaaaaaaacccaaaaaaccgtTCATTGTGTAGTGGCGCTATAAGGCTAATATACACATAAATGGAGTAGGCTAATATAGCTAACACATAATAGACGATTGTGGCCTCCAGTTTATTACTGTGTTTCCAAAGTTTAAAAACtaaatttattgttaaaagtgatgTATATGATATCATCCAAATGTGTATATTATTTGTCTATAATATACTTGCCTATTTGTATATTATTAAATTCTAGCTACAAGGACACATTGGATACTAATGTCCATACCTGAAgtaagaaaaaatatttttaaaaatataatttttgTTAAAAATCTTACAGTCATACACAACATCAAACATGTCAGACTTTAATTCAAACTTTCTGTTGTGTGAAAAATAAAACCTCACATTGCCACACTGAACTCACCTGCCAGGAGAAAGAGAATGCCACCAGTGGCAGCCATCTTAGATTTTGCCTGATCGCTGGCACTCCCGATTGAAATGCACTTTAGGCCCATGGTAGCCATGATCATAGAGGAGAGGCCTAAAATGAGGGCGATGATCATCAGAGCCCGACATGCTTGCAAGAAACCTGGACAGAAGAGGAGAACCGACATGAAGGTGAATTTTATTACACCTCCAATATAGGTGCCAACAATGATGCGATAAAAGAAGTCTTTGGTTCATATTGCTGGTCTTTCTCTCTGGAAAAAGTGGTGCTTTCCAAGAATGTGTTCATGATAAATATCGTCCAGATCAATTAAAATCATTAAATCGCCACCTACGAGCACAAGATCACCATCTGATCACCACAGAGACCATCAGGCCCAAAGGTTTTGTAGAACTTTTGAAGTTCATCAGAAAATCATCAAATGCCTGACTGGTGACATGCAAACCATTATAAACCATCAATATTCATTATAAACCATTACATCACAgtggaattctcaaatctgattggtcagaaggtatcaATCTCACATTTATGGTGATAACATGAAAAAACTGCATTTTCCCTTTTTTTCCAGAGAAGAAGAGAAGCTAATGAGGGAATGGCTTCATCGCTGGTGTAACATAAATAAGTACAGGAACTTGGAACAATAAATAGCTAAAAAgcataaaattaataaaaaatgtaTAAATCGCTATCGTTTAGGAGAAATGCACCACTTTGGTATATGCCGTTAATCAACTTTATCATTGTAACAGTACTTTATCATGCTTTATCATGCCActctgttgattatttttctataacgtaGAGTGTATTAGTCCTTACTTCCTAATTACCAGGAATACACAATGGATAGAGGAATATATAATAAATACACAGTTCTGTGGATAGATGAAAATTTCCACAAGTGAActttaatctttaaaaaaaagcttGCTTTGTTGAATAAATAGACATAAAtttgaaaaaaagaaataaatagttGCCTTTTTTCCAAGAGTGGTTTCTATTTTAAAACTGAGAATAATTACATTTGTAATTTTTCTATCATATAGTTTATTTCAAATTTTCTGAAGCAAAAATATGATTTCTGTAAAAGCACAGCAATGGCTATTGATTTTTTATTTactgtaagtaaaaaaaaaaagtcccgggCTTTTTCCTCCTTGCCAGATCCTTATCATGTGACTTTGACACTAAATTGGCGGCCTGAAACCAAGTGGATATTAAAGAGTGAACCTAGAACATCTTACGTTTACTTAAATTAAACAAAAACCACCACTAGTTTCAGTTCCACTCAATGGCCAAATTGTCCTCCGTAATGTTTTCCGAAAACCTTTCATCTAAATACCAAACGTTAAATTCTAGTCAAGGCCGTGTTGACCCAGATTTGATGGGAAGTGAAAAACTCGCTCACCTGGCAAGTCCAGCAAAGACTCAAAGTCTCGGCACTGGGAGATCCCAGTGCTGTCTTCAGCACACGCATGCCACAGGTTCTCATACTGACGACTCGAGATGATGGCACTACCGGAGACCGATGAGATTTTCCAGTAGTCATTGGTCAGACTGGCGCCTATTATCAACCAAGATGCGACGCCTAGCAAGAACCCGGTCAGTTCCAACGCTGTCGACATTTTCACCCTGACTTTTCTCAGGAGCACCAAATCAAATCTCAGAGCAGCCTTATAAAGCTTAAAAAACTTGAATCTTCTCTGTCTCCTCTGGCTCTTCCTGTGCTGCTGATCACTGAGAGTGGAATGATTTCAAGTAAAGAGCCAGACTTTAGCCTTTACAGAGGGCCATAAAAATGAGCGCCACACCCTGAGCACCCACTCTGCTCTCGATGATGATGATATGGGTGTGGAACTGTGGACAGTCATCTTATAGTGACACATAACCATGCCTGGCTTTAGCAGAGACCATTTATGGCAGGAGGGTTTGTTTACTTTCGAATCAAGAAAAAAATTACTTCTCAGTAAACACTGAATGTTGAAGATGTCAACAAAACCAGACCTCAGTTTCTttaattcttgtgcagtttcagaAAAACAAGAACAATAAACTGCACTTTTGCTTGTCAATTTGATGGTATTTTTAAAAGTTACATTTGTCATATCTTAGTTTGTAGACTAAGTCATGCACTGGTCAACTCTTGAACCTCACACAGTTTATTGAAGATGGTTTGGAGAATGGAAAAATCACAGGTGCTGCATTTGTTGATCTTTCTGCAGCGTACGACACAGTCAACCACAGAATTCTTACCAAGAAATTGTATGAGATGACCTCAGATGTGAGACTGACCAAACTGATTTGCAACATATTGTCAAATAGGAGATTCTTCATGGACCTTGATGGCAGACGGAGTTGATGGCGGACACAGAAGAACGGGCTTCCACAAGGGAGTATCCTTGCTCCTCTGTTGTTTAATATCTGTACTAATGACCAACCCATACACCCAGGTACCAGAAGCTTCCTCTATACTGATGACTTGTGCATTGCAACTCAGAAGCATACCTTTGAAGAAGTAGAAGATTCCCTCAGCAATGCTCTGGATGGTCTCATCCCTTACTATGCCACAAACCATCTCAGAGCTAACCCAGACAAAACACAAATATGTGCTTTTCATCTGAAGAACAGGGACGCGAACCGCCAACTACAGATTAGCTGGTATGTTAAACGGCTGCAGCACATCACCAAGCCTGTCTACTTAGGGTTACACTTGACTGGTCCCTCACATACAAGAACCATATCACCAAGACCAGGGTGAAGGTGGGATCAATGAATAGTATCCTGAGGAAGTTGACCAATACCAAGTGAGGTGCCAGTGTTAAGACAATCCATACTACAGTCCTGGCTTTATGCTTCTCTACAGTGGAGTATGCTTCACCGGTCTGGAGTAGATCAGCTCATGCCACCAAAATTGACCCAGCTTTGAATGCTGCCTGCCGGGCTGTCACTGGCTGCATGAAACCCATGAAGGTAGATGACCTTTACTTGCTGTGTGGCATCGCACCCCCTAGCATTAGGACTGTTGCATCCCAGAAAGAGACATTGAAACAGGAAAGTGACCCTCGCCACTCTCTTTTCAACCATGTGCCAACGGAAAAGAGGCTGAAATCAAGGCACTGCTTCATACATTCTGTTGAGCCACAGAACAACAGCCCTCACAACCAGCAACTCTCCCTGTGGACCAAAAATCTTACCCAAGCACCGCACAGGGTGTCCATCAGCCCTAAGGAAACCCTTTCCCCTGGCTCCAGTGAAGCATGGCCCTTCTGTTCATGTCTTAACCATATGAGAACTGCTGTAGGCCAATGCAAAACCAATCTAGTGAAGTGGGGATATAGAGAGAATGACGACACCAGTTGACTGTGTGGAGAGGAGCAGACTATGCAACATCTACTAGTTTGCCCACATTTACCAGATCCCTGCACCCAAGAAGACCTGGAAGCGTTGTCCCCCTGTGTGAAACAGTGCATCCAACACTGGACAGGGACAATTTAATCTAAAGTTGTTGCGTAGtgacttgaagaagaagaagaagtagtttGTAGACTTAAATGATGCTGTCTGTGTACCTTGTTTGGGGTACGTAATCTGGTTTTAAAGACCACTGATGCACCTTTGAAGGAACACTTggggaaaaatgtaaaaaaaaaaaaattaccagtaCAATAGTCCTGTGTCACTGAATTGTTTATCATCCTGGAACAACAATGCATTCTGAAGAGTTTCTTAACAAGATCCAGTGATTTAATGGTGTACAAGATACATGTCACTGGGAATTATAtacatacagtgtatatataaaaaGTGTGTATTAACCACTGGTGTAAAACAGTGACAAGATTTTATGGCTGTGCAGACTGATACCAGACTCCAGAAATGACCAAGCACTCAATACTTCATTCTTTCTACGCATATGAGAACAGTCTCACTGTTGTAGTTATGCAGAAGGTAATTTATGTCTTTAATTCCTGTCTAATGTCTCCTGAACATATATTTCCAAGTCAATCTCCCAAATGAACCAAAATGTCATTCATTTATCAAACTTCAACCTGCTTCTGGGTCTTTCAGAGTTCACCCATCCCTTAAATTAGGTGCAATTTTATCAACATTAGCTCCAGTATACATCTGTATATCGAAATCATTGGTTCATCACAATGAGTCAAGTAATGCGCTCTTGGATGGACAGTTTCACCGTGGTAAATTCAAATGAGTTCAGAGTTTTCATTTCGTAATGAAACTGTATCATATGAACGTTAGATACAGAAATGAAGAGCTTTTTGAACATTATAGCTTTATGGCTTTATGGCCTGGTTAATGGTTGATCAACAAAACTCAAAGTACAAATTCTGAACTCACTACTTCttgttttgttctctctctctctcgccatctGCTGGAGGACAGTTGCCATGCCAGCTAAAATCACACAAATGCAGACAACAATGTGCCAAAAACCACATTATTTGGTGTGTTAGTTAGTTtaacttacagttgtggtcaaaagtttacatacagcgacatgaatgccatcttggatatgaatgtcatggcaatatttgggctttcagtaatttctttgaactgttctttttctgtggcagaatgattgtacagcatacagctttaattaaagaaCACTAGaacttggtgcacaagttttaattttctttgggttttctgaaatcaacacagggtcaatattatacatacagggtcaaaaatatacatacaggacacctaatatttgggtaaaatgtctcttcgcaagattcaccttgatcaaacatttttgtttaccatgaacaagcttctggcagaattctggttggatatttcatgactcttcatggtagaattggtagagttcaattaaatttgttttttttttcttagcatggactcaacttataagcacggtccatatattttcaatagggttgaagtcagtacTTGTttaaagcttaatgttagcctgctttatcctccacaaccagttctgatgcgTGTTTAGGTTcagtgtcctgttgtaactcccaagtcatgttcaagtttctgatggtttatgctgaagaattctgaggtagtcctccttcttcaatattccatccattttgtgcaatgaaccagttccactggtatcaaaacagccccagagcatgatgatcctaccaccaacaccagctggtacagtgtccctctgtacatggtggtcattgtggccaaacaactcaatctttgtctcatttgaccatacagctttcctccagaaggctttttctttgtccatgtggtcagcttcaaactttacttaagattgaaggtgtcaattttggagcagggggttatttcttggatagcagtctcttcgtccatggtgatataaaactcacggaattctagacagtgatccatcagcttccagttcatggcagggctgtgccatggtggttcccaggttgtttctgaccatctaaaccaatttcctttcagctgagggtgacagtttgggttttcttgaagcaaagtggcttggcaaagtgactacacctcacaataacttggatacaattatttgaactgatcttggaatttgcagttgtttagaaatggctccaagagacattctggagttgtgtatatctgcgatcatctttctcagatctgcactgagctccttggactttcccattttactgtgtgttggtcaatccaatgagtgctgtaaacaaacccttttttatgaaggcacacagaagctaccagctgtagtcaatcatgatcactaacaggaagttaagagacctcagccttggcaagaaaagtcacattttggaagtttcagcacctctgaataaataatctaatgagtgtattttacattttttaccctgtatgtatatttttgaccttgtatgtataattttgaccttgtgttgatttcagaacccCTCtgccaaaaaaaatttaaatttgtgAACcaaattttaatgtttttttaattaaagatgtatgctgtacaatcattctgccacagaaaaagaacagctcaaagaaattactgaaagcccaaatattgccatgacattcataagattatattcatgtcactgtatgtaaacttctgaccacaactgtagatatATGGATTAaagtaaaataatttaaaatttttttaatgtttaattgATTTGAATTTTTTAACATGTCTGTCTCCACACCTTTCATTTCAATATCCATTGCCACAGAGGTCACAGAGGCAATACCTCCTTTACTAGAGCCAACAGGCAtataagccacgcctccttcactagaaCTGATGGCACAGAGGCCAAAACTACTTTAATAGGACTGACTGGCAgataggccacacctctttcattatgactgacatacacacttaggccacacctctttcattaagactgacatacacacttaggccacacctctttcattatgactgacatacacacttaggccacacctctttcattaagactgacatacacacttaggccacacctctttcattaaGACTGACACAGACacttaggccacacctctttcactatgactgacacacacacacacacacacacacacacacactcttcggccacacctccttcattaagactgacacacacacttaggccacacctctttcactctgacacacgcaca includes the following:
- the cldn15la gene encoding claudin 15-like a, whose translation is MSTALELTGFLLGVASWLIIGASLTNDYWKISSVSGSAIISSRQYENLWHACAEDSTGISQCRDFESLLDLPGFLQACRALMIIALILGLSSMIMATMGLKCISIGSASDQAKSKMAATGGILFLLAGLSTMVATSWYAARVVEEFQDPFYGGIKFELGTGLYIGWGGACLSILGGAMLCCSCKGASSGRPKGGYYPSNQTAKIHKPVSDSDTARAYV